In the Aedes albopictus strain Foshan unplaced genomic scaffold, AalbF5 HiC_scaffold_233, whole genome shotgun sequence genome, one interval contains:
- the LOC134284510 gene encoding uncharacterized protein K02A2.6-like: MTLTSIADPYVPYSMPFSQYQEQLEWIFKHNEFPEDRYKTSFLAVCGKEVFIELKRLFPGKNFNELTYKQITDELKKRYDKNDSAVVHSYKFWTKRQGRNESLEDFVITMKNLAERCDFGEFKDRAIRDMLVIGVNDTQLQKRLCDEEDLSAAKAERLILNSEISASRTKQLNRDDDRRVSVVARLGHRPDISRSRNRFRSRSRSFDRNRTFSSRSRSNNKYQSTRGSGKPVYVCSYCKKTGHTRKFCYRLHGKSPRKNQASVKFVDTPKASSSKSSSSTKDSGLFKRLKEDLDYESDYSDGMPCLMISSVNKISDPCYVEALVNRTRLTMEIDCGSAESVIPEELYLRNFASCELQRCNKKLVVIDGNKLKVVGRIFVEVQLAGNQKQLSMVVLRCKNDFIPLVGRTWLDEFYTGWRNTFTNPPLTVGNIDLADEQKVVEEVKSKFATIFTKDFSSPIVGFKGDLILKEDTPIFKKAYEVPLRLRPQVIDFLADLEKQGVITPVEASEWASPVIAIVKKDQSIRLVIDCKVSINKVLLPNTYPLPVAQDLFATLSGSTVFCSLDLEGAYTQLLLTDRSKRFMVINTIKGLYTYNRLPQGASSSAAIFQKVMDQVLCDLENVSVYLDDVLIAGKDFNDCRKKLFLVLERLAKANIKVNLKKCKFFVSQLPYLGHVLTDKGLLPCPDKVKTIREAKAPRSVSELKAFLGLVTYYSKFIPNLSTRISCLYNLLKKNVTFCWTDNCEKSFNDCKGFLLNPNLLEYFDPYKPIVVVTDACSYGLGGVIAHLVEDEEKPISFTSFSLNTAQKNYPILHLEALAVVSTVKKFHKFLYGMHFTIYTDHKPLIGIFGKEGKNSISVTRLQRYVMELSIYDYDIVYRPSSRMGNADFCSRFPLADEVPKELAREYVKNLNFSSEFPIDYKEVAKETLNDEFLQTILKYLKQGWPQRLERRFVDVYSHYQELEEIEGCVLFQDRVVIPESMKNKVLKMLHMNHSGISKIKQLARRTVYWFGLNKDVEDYVKACVICHQMTAISKKAPYSRWIPTTKPFSRIHADFFHFDRKVFLVVVDSFTKWIELEYMRYGTDCNKVLKVLLGIFARFGLPDVVVTDGGPPFNSDKFVTFLENQGILVMKSPPYHPESNGQAERTVRLVKDVLKKFFLDPEMKSLDIEEQIAYFLSNYRNICLDKGQFPSERLLSYKPKTMLDLINPKNKFRNHLTNSHDDPDLHTAKGNKKTDAFTTLRNGDLIYYKNINTTDIRRWLSATFLRQVSDATFQISLGGRMVLVHKRQLKLPSYTHRKGTLVFPFGSVNAPINDPALILSPNPVAAPVSSSLTNQAPILSSVPSVESVLSSSPVRLRNDVRSTSKRRREEDEQDSEEVSNPDFEFYGYPADSFIFASDEPEIDLQDQVSDPLPVVPIRRSRRRNKKRRRSDFVYY, from the coding sequence ATGACTTTAACATCGATTGCGGATCCTTATGTGCCATACTCAATGCCATTCAGCCAATACCAGGAACAGCTGGAATGGATTTTTAAACataatgaatttccagaggaccGCTACAAAACGTCATTCCTAGCTGTTTGCGGTAAAGAAGTTTTTATTGAGTTGAAAAGGCTTTTTCCTGGGAAAAATTTTAATGAGTTAACTTACAAACAAATAACGGATGAACTAAAGAAACGCTATGATAAAAATGACTCTGCTGTTGTACACAGCTACAAATTTTGGACGAAGAGGCAAGGTCGGAATGAATCGTTAGAAGATTTTGTGATAACCATGAAAAACTTAGCTGAAAGGTGTGATTTTGGAGAATTCAAGGACAGGGCTATTCGCGACATGTTGGTGATTGGAGTTAACGATACTCAGTTGCAAAAGAGATTGTGTGACGAAGAGGATTTGTCTGCTGCGAAAGCGGAAAGACTGATTCTCAATTCCGAGATTTCAGCTAGTAGGACAAAGCAACTAAATCGTGATGATGACAGGCGTGTAAGCGTTGTAGCAAGATTGGGTCACCGACCGGACATTTCGCGATCAAGGAACAGATTCCGAAGTAGGAGTCGTAGTTTTGACAGGAACCGAACGTTTTCGTCCAGAAGTAGAAGTAACAACAAATATCAAAGCACAAGAGGTTCAGGTAAACCAGTTTACGTTTGTTCCTATTGCAAAAAAACTGGACACACTAGGAAGTTTTGCTACCGTTTACATGGCAAAAGCCCGCGTAAAAATCAGGCCAGCGTTAAATTTGTTGATACTCCAAAAGCATCCTCTAGCAAGTCATCTAGCTCCACCAAAGATTCAGGACTTTTCAAGAGATTAAAGGAAGATTTAGATTACGAGTCAGACTATTCCGACGGAATGCCTTGTCTTATGATTTCGTCCGTCAACAAGATCAGCGATCCCTGCTATGTGGAGGCTTTAGTTAATCGGACACGTTTGACCATGGAAATCGACTGCGGTTCAGCGGAGAGTGTGATTCCGGAAGAGTTGTACCTGCGAAATTTTGCAAGCTGCGAGCTGCAGCGTTGTAATAAGAAGTTAGTTGTGATTGACGGAAACAAGTTAAAAGttgttggaagaatttttgtggaGGTACAGCTCGCTGGGAATCAAAAACAGCTAAGCATGGTTGTTTTACGTTGTAAAAACGATTTTATCCCGCTGGTTGGCCGCACATGGTTAGACGAGTTCTACACCGGTTGGAGAAACACGTTCACCAACCCTCCTTTGACTGTGGGGAACATTGACCTGGCTGACGAACAGAAAGTTGTTGAAGAAGTAAAGAGTAAGTTTGCGACGATTTTTACAAAAGATTTTTCTAGTCCGATAGTTGGTTTTAAGGGAGATTTAATCTTGAAGGAAGACACACCCATTTTTAAGAAGGCCTACGAAGTTCCATTACGTTTAAGACCACAAGTCATTGATTTTTTGGCAGATTTAGAGAAGCAAGGAGTCATCACGCCTGTTGAAGCCAGCGAATGGGCTTCACCGGTTATTGCCATTGTGAAAAAGGATCAAAGTATTCGTTTGGTGATAGACTGCAAAGTCTCCATCAATAAAGTTTTGCTTCCCAATACGTATCCTTTGCCTGTAGCGCAGGATCTGTTTGCTACACTTTCGGGTTCAACAGTTTTTTGTTCTTTGGACCTAGAGGGTGCTTATACCCAGCTGCTTTTAACTGACCGTTCGAAGAGGTTCATGGTGATTAATACCATCAAGGGCCTCTATACCTACAATAGGCTCCCTCAAGGGGCCTCATCTAGCGCAGCAATATTCCAAAAGGTCATGGACCAAGTGCTTTGTGATTTAGAGAATGTTTCGGTTTATTTGGATGACGTGCTGATAGCGGGGAAGGATTTCAACGATTGCAGGAAGAaactttttttggttttggagaGGCTAGCCAAAGCCAACATAAAAGTAAATTTgaaaaaatgcaagttttttgtTTCGCAATTGCCTTACTTGGGGCATGTTTTGACAGACAAGGGATTGCTTCCCTGCCCCGACAAAGTTAAAACCATCCGTGAAGCGAAAGCTCCACGGAGCGTTTCAGAATTAAAGGCATTTTTAGGACTTGTTACTTATTATTCTAAGTTCATTCCTAATTTGTCCACTCGCATCAGCTGCCTTTACAATCTTTTGAAGAAGAACGTGACGTTTTGTTGGACAGACAACTGTGAAAAATCATTCAACGATTGTAAAGGATTTCTTTTAAACCCAAACCTTTTGGAATACTTTGACCCGTATAAGCCTATAGTTGTAGTAACAGATGCCTGTAGCTATGGTTTAGGAGGTGTCATCGCTCATTTGGTTGAAGACGAAGAAAAACCAATAAGCTTCACCTCATTTTCCTTGAACACCGCCCAGAAAAACTACCCAATTTTGCATCTTGAGGCACTAGCAGTTGTAAGCACCGtaaagaaatttcataaatttctttacgGAATGCATTTTACTATTTATACCGATCACAAGCCTCTAATCGGTATTTTTGGCAAAGAGGGTAAGAATTCTATTTCGGTGACACGTCTACAGAGATACGTTATGGAGCTTTCAATTTACGACTACGATATTGTGTATCGGCCTTCATCCAGGATGGGAAACGCCGATTTTTGTAGTCGTTTTCCTTTGGCCGATGAAGTCCCTAAAGAGTTGGCACGAGAATAcgtcaaaaatttaaatttttctagCGAATTTCCAATCGACTACAAAGAAGTGGCTAAAGAAACTTTGAATGACGAATTTTTACAAACGATTTTGAAATACCTTAAGCAAGGTTGGCCACAGAGGTTGGAAAGGCGTTTTGTCGACGTGTATTCTCACTACCAGGAGCTTGAAGAGATTGAGGGTTGCGTTTTGTTCCAGGATCGCGTAGTGATTCCTGAGAGTATGAAGAACAAGGTACTTAAAATGCTTCATATGAACCACTCAGGGATCAGTAAAATCAAGCAACTAGCGCGAAGGACCGTCTACTGGTTCGGACTAAACAAGGACGTGGAGGACTACGTGAAGGCCTGCGTGATTTGCCATCAGATGACAGCGATCAGCAAGAAGGCGCCCTACTCCCGGTGGATTCCAACGACTAAACCTTTTAGCAGGATCCATGCCGATTTTTTCCACTTTGACCGAAAAGTTTTCCTAGTTGTCGTTGACAGCTTTACCAAGTGGATTGAACTAGAGTACATGCGGTATGGAACCGACTGTAATAAAGTCTTAaaggttcttttaggaatttttgccAGGTTTGGACTGCCGGACGTTGTGGTTACTGACGGAGGACCACCGTTCAACTCGGACAAATTTGTGACGTTTTTGGAAAATCAGGGGATTTTGGTGATGAAAAGTCCACCGTATCATCCGGAAAGCAATGGACAAGCGGAAAGAACTGTACGGTTGGTTaaggatgttttgaaaaagttctTCCTTGACCCGGAAATGAAAAGTTTGGACATTGAAGAACAAATAGCTTATTTTTTGTCAAATTACCGCAACATTTGTTTAGATAAAGGCCAGTTTCCTTCTGAAAGATTACTCTCTTATAAACCAAAGACTATGTTGGACTTAATTAATCCCAAGAACAAATTTAGAAACCACTTGACTAACTCGCATGATGATCCTGATTTACACACTGCAAAGGGTAACAAAAAGACTGATGCATTTACCACACTCAGGAACGGAGATCTGATTTATTACAAAAACATAAACACTACAGACATCAGAAGATGGTTATCAGCCACCTTTTTAAGACAAGTTTCTGATGCTACTTTTCAGATTTCTCTTGGGGGAAGGATGGTGTTGGTGCATAAGCGTCAGCTCAAGCTGCCGTCTTACACTCACCGCAAAGGAACGTTAGTGTTCCCATTTGGGAGTGTGAATGCCCCTATAAACGATCCAGCACTCATTTTATCGCCAAATCCGGTAGCAGCACCAGTTTCGTCATCTTTAACAAATCAAGCACCCATTTTGTCATCTGTACCGTCAGTAGAATCTGTTTTGTCATCGTCTCCGGTAAGATTGCGTAACGATGTTCGTAGTACGAGcaaaagaagaagagaagaagatgaACAAGATTCCGAAGAAGTTTCAAATCCAGATTTTGAGTTCTATGGCTATCCTGCCGATTCTTTTATTTTTGCAAGTGATGAACCTGAAATAGATTTGCAGGATCAGGTTTCTGATCCACTTCCAGTGGTTCCAATAAGAAGATCAAGAAGAAGGAATAAGAAGCGAAGAAGGAGTGATTTTGTCTACTATTAG